A window from Opitutia bacterium ISCC 52 encodes these proteins:
- a CDS encoding mandelate racemase — protein sequence MTHTIFKITTDVKEFPLKEGDGTDSIHTDPVYSYIVTYLHTDTSICGTGIVFTLGAGNQEIRSLIEGLVQPLVGCEVEELMSRFGKQVKQLAEHPRYRWLGPHKGIIHLALASITNACYDLWAKARGVPLWKLLIDLTPEQIVDTLDLSYLEDELTREDAIQLLKENQAGSEERAGIIEKGYPGYDTSIGWFNYSDEQVKENVKKAVAAGFDSMKLKVGSPETERDVRRAYMVREAAGDDARVMLDVNQSWSLPKAISTSKALADMSPFWIEEPTQPDDVIGHQALAKEIAPIDIALGEHVSNRVMFKNFMQAKAVKYVQVDCTRVGGISEYITVSLLARKFGLTVVPHVGDMGQIHQHLVLFNHITLGQDALFLEHIPHLRDYFLHPAIVEVGIYKTPQEPGASSDFVS from the coding sequence ATGACCCACACCATTTTCAAAATCACAACTGATGTGAAAGAGTTCCCGCTCAAAGAAGGGGACGGAACCGACTCCATTCACACGGATCCTGTCTATTCTTACATCGTAACTTACTTGCATACGGATACCTCTATCTGTGGAACCGGTATTGTATTCACGCTTGGTGCTGGAAATCAGGAGATTCGTTCTCTGATTGAGGGCCTGGTTCAACCTTTGGTCGGTTGCGAGGTAGAGGAACTGATGTCTCGGTTTGGGAAGCAGGTTAAGCAGTTGGCTGAGCATCCTAGATATCGTTGGTTGGGCCCACATAAGGGTATAATTCACCTGGCATTGGCCAGCATCACCAACGCCTGTTATGATCTCTGGGCAAAGGCTAGGGGAGTGCCTTTATGGAAACTACTGATTGATCTGACTCCTGAGCAAATCGTTGATACTTTGGATCTGAGCTACCTTGAGGATGAGCTGACGAGAGAAGACGCGATTCAATTGTTGAAGGAAAATCAAGCTGGTAGTGAAGAACGTGCCGGAATCATTGAGAAAGGCTACCCGGGTTATGATACTTCAATTGGTTGGTTCAATTACTCGGATGAGCAGGTAAAAGAAAACGTTAAGAAGGCTGTCGCGGCTGGATTCGATTCCATGAAGTTAAAGGTCGGATCTCCTGAGACGGAACGAGATGTTCGTCGGGCTTACATGGTGCGAGAAGCTGCCGGTGACGACGCACGAGTGATGTTGGACGTGAATCAGAGCTGGTCCCTGCCAAAGGCCATTTCAACCTCCAAAGCTTTGGCTGACATGTCACCGTTTTGGATAGAAGAGCCGACTCAACCCGATGATGTGATTGGCCATCAAGCCTTGGCCAAGGAGATAGCTCCGATTGATATCGCTCTAGGCGAGCACGTTTCGAACCGGGTGATGTTTAAGAATTTCATGCAGGCCAAAGCGGTAAAGTATGTGCAAGTGGATTGCACTCGCGTAGGGGGTATCAGTGAATACATTACAGTGAGTTTATTGGCACGCAAATTTGGACTGACCGTCGTGCCACACGTGGGTGATATGGGACAGATCCACCAACATCTTGTTTTGTTTAATCATATTACGCTTGGGCAGGATGCCTTATTCCTGGAACATATCCCGCATTTACGAGACTACTTTTTGCATCCGGCTATCGTTGAAGTTGGCATTTACAAAACGCCTCAGGAACCCGGAGCGAGTTCTGATTTTGTTAGCTGA
- a CDS encoding RraA family protein, giving the protein MILNKVTRSIICVVYILAAAGSVSAMPFSLEREAMIKFTPHWEGERFPNGRPKVSDSILERMKLVDIEAAWVVLRNEGYEYQFEEGWEHVHPGEILCGRAMTAMYMPLRKDVNEVVDAQAEVDGHSGGQVTWPIDMLQQGDVYVADVYNNQNDGGPIIGASLGTTIFANSGNGVLFNGVARDLEQLEKIKGFNGFVRGWNPSFYWASMITGINVPVNVGGVTVMPGDVILGKRSGIIVIPAHLAEKVVKTAELIRLRDQFGFERIKAGTYTAGQIDARWSDAVEKDFSGWLENHMDRLPVPKEQIQELLKERTW; this is encoded by the coding sequence ATGATCTTAAATAAAGTTACCCGTTCAATCATCTGTGTTGTTTATATTCTTGCAGCCGCAGGGTCGGTTTCGGCCATGCCATTTTCCTTGGAAAGGGAAGCGATGATCAAATTCACGCCTCATTGGGAGGGAGAACGTTTCCCGAATGGGCGTCCAAAGGTATCCGATAGTATTCTTGAGCGTATGAAGCTTGTGGATATCGAAGCTGCCTGGGTGGTTTTGAGAAATGAAGGCTACGAATATCAATTTGAGGAAGGCTGGGAGCATGTTCACCCTGGTGAGATACTCTGTGGTCGAGCGATGACAGCGATGTACATGCCTCTGCGAAAAGACGTCAATGAAGTGGTAGACGCGCAAGCTGAGGTGGACGGTCATTCCGGAGGCCAGGTTACCTGGCCCATCGACATGCTACAGCAGGGTGATGTTTATGTGGCAGATGTTTACAATAATCAGAATGATGGTGGCCCTATTATTGGAGCGAGCTTGGGGACGACCATCTTTGCAAATTCAGGAAACGGAGTGCTTTTCAACGGAGTGGCTCGCGATCTGGAGCAGCTTGAGAAAATCAAGGGATTCAACGGTTTCGTGCGTGGCTGGAATCCCAGCTTCTACTGGGCATCCATGATTACTGGTATCAATGTCCCGGTGAATGTGGGCGGCGTAACCGTCATGCCGGGCGATGTTATCTTGGGTAAGCGTTCCGGTATCATTGTTATTCCAGCGCATTTGGCCGAGAAGGTTGTGAAAACTGCGGAGCTTATCCGCCTACGCGACCAATTTGGCTTTGAGCGAATAAAGGCGGGCACCTATACCGCAGGTCAAATCGACGCTCGTTGGTCGGATGCGGTTGAAAAGGATTTTTCCGGTTGGCTCGAAAATCACATGGATCGTCTGCCGGTTCCTAAAGAACAAATTCAGGAGCTGCTTAAGGAGAGAACCTGGTAG
- a CDS encoding tripartite tricarboxylate transporter permease — translation MEAIQTASAYIFSVQGMMLVVIGTILGITMGAIPGLTGAMLIALTLPLTFNMDPINAFILLISMYVGAISGGLITATLLRMPGTPASIMTTMDGYPMAQAGRPGRALGLGITASFVGGCISWLFLITLSKPIALYSTKLGPFDFFALVLLALVLIASIGGKSMSRAFLSASLGVLASLPGIDKATGNLRMTFGFEELNGGLKLLPVLIGMFAISQVISDLTRMEEKITIIPLKLAREMLFSLKDWKDQAINLIRSSFIGTWVGILPGIGANIGSVSAYSAARSLAKPEEQAKFGEGSETAIVASESANNATIGGALIPLVSLGIPGSVVDAILLGGLLIHGLQPGPLLFQQNPEMVYTIMGSMFVSNVFMFLFMLVAVKHIAKLASLPRSLLMPVILVFCIIGSFALSTRMFDVWTMIFFGLLGFAFERMKIPLAPFVIGFILAPIAEENLQAGLMASSGSFLPLIQRPVSLIFVVTSLLLLTVPLYKRFKYGPTKSP, via the coding sequence ATGGAAGCAATTCAAACAGCGTCGGCTTATATCTTTAGCGTCCAAGGAATGATGCTCGTGGTGATCGGCACCATACTGGGAATTACCATGGGAGCCATCCCCGGGCTGACTGGTGCTATGCTCATCGCACTGACGTTGCCGTTGACCTTCAATATGGATCCCATCAATGCCTTCATCCTGCTCATCAGCATGTATGTCGGTGCCATCAGTGGTGGATTGATTACAGCTACCTTGTTGCGTATGCCTGGGACACCTGCGTCGATCATGACGACGATGGATGGCTATCCCATGGCTCAAGCGGGCAGGCCTGGCAGAGCACTCGGATTGGGAATTACCGCATCATTCGTAGGAGGTTGTATTTCCTGGTTGTTCCTTATTACTCTATCCAAGCCAATTGCTCTCTATTCTACTAAGCTGGGGCCTTTTGATTTCTTCGCGTTAGTATTATTGGCTCTGGTGTTGATTGCATCAATAGGAGGCAAGTCAATGAGTCGGGCCTTTCTTTCAGCTTCACTGGGCGTTTTGGCATCACTGCCGGGTATCGATAAGGCAACGGGAAATCTGCGCATGACCTTTGGTTTCGAAGAGCTGAATGGGGGGCTTAAGTTATTACCCGTGCTCATCGGAATGTTCGCCATTAGTCAGGTCATTTCTGATCTCACCAGGATGGAAGAAAAGATCACCATCATCCCATTAAAGCTTGCTCGTGAGATGTTGTTCAGTTTGAAAGACTGGAAGGATCAGGCAATCAACCTGATCCGTTCTTCTTTCATCGGAACGTGGGTGGGAATTCTTCCTGGCATTGGCGCCAATATCGGATCGGTATCTGCCTACAGTGCGGCAAGGTCCTTAGCGAAGCCTGAAGAACAAGCCAAATTTGGGGAAGGTTCCGAGACGGCCATAGTGGCATCTGAATCCGCCAATAACGCAACCATTGGTGGCGCCTTGATCCCATTGGTGTCATTAGGGATTCCCGGCAGTGTGGTCGATGCGATCCTACTCGGCGGATTGCTTATTCATGGACTTCAACCGGGACCATTACTGTTTCAACAGAATCCAGAGATGGTCTATACCATCATGGGTTCGATGTTCGTATCCAACGTCTTCATGTTTCTGTTCATGCTAGTGGCGGTAAAGCATATCGCGAAGTTGGCTTCCTTGCCGCGGAGCTTGTTGATGCCGGTGATCTTGGTTTTCTGTATCATTGGATCGTTTGCTCTGTCTACGCGTATGTTTGATGTGTGGACCATGATATTCTTTGGGTTACTCGGATTTGCTTTCGAGCGGATGAAAATCCCTCTGGCACCTTTTGTGATTGGATTTATTTTAGCCCCTATTGCAGAAGAGAATTTGCAAGCCGGCCTCATGGCTTCGAGTGGTAGTTTTCTGCCGTTGATTCAACGCCCTGTATCTTTGATTTTTGTGGTAACCTCGTTGCTGTTACTCACAGTCCCATTGTATAAGAGATTTAAATACGGCCCAACAAAAAGCCCATGA